The following coding sequences are from one SAR86 cluster bacterium window:
- the hisI gene encoding phosphoribosyl-AMP cyclohydrolase yields the protein MTDEFGKRISIEEVEEGKSFTPKFDENGLIPVITVEDSSGDILMHGYMNSEALIKSIESREAHYWSRSRQKLWKKGEISGLKQAIVKILVDDDQDCMIFRVNVAGSGASCHVGYKSCFYRILEDKENLSFIESEKLFDPAEVYEGEDNPTIL from the coding sequence ATGACAGATGAATTTGGAAAGAGAATAAGTATAGAAGAGGTAGAAGAAGGAAAGTCTTTCACTCCTAAATTCGACGAAAACGGACTTATTCCAGTCATTACAGTTGAAGACTCATCAGGTGACATCTTGATGCACGGCTATATGAATTCGGAAGCATTAATCAAGTCAATAGAGTCCAGAGAAGCACACTATTGGAGCAGAAGTAGACAAAAATTATGGAAAAAAGGTGAAATTAGCGGCCTCAAGCAAGCTATTGTCAAAATCTTAGTTGACGATGATCAAGATTGCATGATTTTTAGAGTAAATGTAGCTGGTTCAGGAGCAAGTTGCCACGTTGGTTACAAGTCCTGTTTTTATAGAATTCTTGAAGATAAAGAAAACCTTAGTTTTATAGAGTCGGAAAAATTATTTGATCCTGCAGAGGTCTATGAGGGTGAAGATAATCCTACTATTCTCTGA
- a CDS encoding PLP-dependent transferase produces the protein MAYEGKNVETIALHSGWRADESTGSVAVPIHQTTSFQFNNTEHAASLFALAELGNIYTRIMNPTTAVLEERLAALDGGAAGLAVASGQTASAYSIQNLARVGDNIVSSSHLYGGTYNQFKNNMREMGIEVRFVDPTDPSNFEKATDEKTRAYFGETLPNPKLEVFPIGEIAEIGRKHGIPLIVDNTAAPILCRPFDHGAAVTTYSTTKYIGGHGTTIGGAIIDGGNFDWGKAGADRQPAMNTPDPCYNGIVWDEAIKPMGPIAYIMKLRTTLLRDLGGAMSPQSAFHFIQGLETLPLRMREHAKNAQAVAEFLDKDNRVHSVTYPGIAEGSLKEKADKYMTGGYGALIGFELPGGKEAGSKFIDSLELLYHVANIGDARSLAIHPATTTHSQLSPEEQLSAGVTPGYVRLSIGIEHVDDIIADITQALDKAS, from the coding sequence ATGGCATATGAAGGAAAAAACGTAGAAACAATCGCTTTGCATAGTGGTTGGCGAGCAGATGAATCAACTGGTTCAGTAGCAGTACCTATTCATCAAACAACTAGTTTTCAATTTAATAATACTGAGCACGCAGCGAGCTTATTTGCATTGGCTGAATTAGGAAATATCTACACCAGAATAATGAATCCTACTACAGCTGTGTTAGAAGAAAGACTAGCTGCCCTGGATGGAGGTGCGGCAGGACTTGCAGTTGCATCAGGACAAACAGCATCAGCTTATTCAATTCAAAATTTAGCTAGAGTTGGCGACAATATAGTTTCTTCCTCACATCTATATGGCGGTACTTACAATCAATTCAAAAATAACATGAGAGAAATGGGAATCGAAGTAAGATTTGTTGATCCCACCGATCCGTCAAATTTTGAAAAGGCTACCGACGAAAAAACAAGAGCTTACTTTGGAGAAACTTTACCAAATCCTAAGCTTGAGGTATTTCCGATAGGAGAAATTGCTGAAATAGGTAGGAAACATGGGATTCCTTTGATAGTAGATAATACTGCCGCACCAATTTTATGTCGTCCATTCGATCATGGAGCGGCTGTAACTACTTATTCGACTACAAAATATATTGGCGGTCACGGAACCACTATCGGTGGAGCTATAATCGATGGCGGAAATTTTGACTGGGGCAAAGCAGGTGCGGATAGACAACCAGCCATGAATACTCCCGACCCTTGTTATAACGGTATTGTTTGGGATGAAGCAATTAAACCTATGGGTCCAATTGCTTATATCATGAAATTAAGAACAACTCTTTTGAGAGATTTAGGTGGCGCCATGAGTCCTCAAAGTGCATTTCATTTTATTCAAGGACTTGAAACTTTGCCTTTAAGAATGCGTGAGCATGCCAAAAATGCTCAGGCAGTTGCTGAATTTTTAGACAAGGACAATAGAGTGCATTCTGTGACCTATCCTGGAATTGCAGAGGGTTCTCTTAAAGAAAAAGCTGACAAGTACATGACAGGGGGGTACGGAGCTTTAATAGGTTTCGAACTTCCAGGCGGCAAAGAAGCCGGTAGTAAATTCATAGATTCTTTGGAGCTTTTGTATCACGTCGCGAATATTGGAGATGCCAGATCTTTGGCTATTCATCCAGCAACTACAACACATAGTCAGCTGTCTCCAGAAGAGCAATTATCTGCTGGAGTAACTCCTGGTTATGTAAGATTGTCTATAGGTATTGAACATGTTGACGACATTATTGCTGATATTACACAAGCGCTAGACAAGGCGAGTTAA
- a CDS encoding crotonase/enoyl-CoA hydratase family protein, translated as MKNYEQIKTIEKNSSLIIQLSRPKKLNTFTETMMREIIDALDWAEQNNQIRSIIFTGDGDKFCAGADLSSGEDSFDWTEKKKSEKKVVRDAGGVLTLRLFKSKKPLIAAINGDAVGIGATMLLPMDVRIASEEARFGFVFAKRGIVPEAASSWFLPRLVGIDNALKLCYSGKVINANEAKEIKLISEVTSRETLISRALELSEEFTAKTSSISIALTRQMMWRMLGADHPMEAHKIDSRAVYALGKSGEASEGIKSFFEKRSPNFPGKLTEDLPDFYPWWDEKKFE; from the coding sequence ATGAAAAATTACGAACAAATAAAAACAATTGAAAAAAATAGTTCTTTAATAATTCAACTATCGAGACCTAAAAAATTAAATACTTTCACCGAAACAATGATGAGAGAGATCATTGATGCTCTAGACTGGGCTGAACAAAATAATCAAATTAGATCAATTATTTTTACAGGAGATGGAGATAAATTTTGTGCCGGAGCAGATCTATCTTCAGGAGAAGATTCTTTTGATTGGACTGAAAAGAAAAAGTCTGAAAAAAAAGTTGTAAGAGACGCTGGAGGTGTTTTAACTCTCAGACTTTTCAAATCAAAAAAGCCCCTTATTGCAGCAATTAATGGAGATGCTGTAGGAATCGGTGCAACTATGTTACTTCCAATGGACGTAAGAATTGCATCTGAAGAAGCAAGATTTGGTTTTGTGTTTGCAAAACGCGGAATAGTTCCAGAAGCTGCTTCAAGCTGGTTTTTGCCAAGACTGGTGGGCATTGATAATGCTTTAAAACTTTGTTACTCGGGCAAAGTAATTAATGCTAACGAAGCTAAAGAAATCAAACTTATTTCTGAAGTAACCTCAAGAGAAACTCTAATCTCGAGAGCTTTAGAATTAAGTGAAGAATTTACAGCTAAAACTTCTTCAATTTCCATCGCGCTTACAAGACAAATGATGTGGCGAATGTTGGGTGCTGATCATCCTATGGAAGCTCATAAAATTGATTCAAGAGCAGTTTATGCGCTTGGAAAATCGGGTGAGGCATCTGAAGGAATAAAATCTTTTTTTGAAAAGCGCTCCCCTAATTTTCCTGGGAAATTGACAGAAGATTTGCCAGATTTTTATCCTTGGTGGGATGAAAAAAAATTTGAATAG
- a CDS encoding propionyl-CoA carboxylase: MSWKKEIKEISLRKKLALGQGGKEAIDLQHAKGRLTLRERINLLLDDNSFEEVGKISGGIEHKDDGSIESFTPANFILGFGEIDKKKVVIGGEDFTVKGGSPNAAGNRKSVYTEELAVQYMFPLIRLHEGGGGSVAGPSKEKKGYGGDPVFSRSRFKAVATSLKVIPVISAALGPVAGLPASRFVASHFRVMTKKTAQILVAGPAVVSRAFGKEFTKEELGGSEIHKINGVVDNVADDEKDAFKQIKKFLSYMPQNIYEIPKRIDCSDPIDRGEKELESIIPKDRKKTYDMRAIIRLVSDNNDFFEMTNFYGRGIITGFIRINGYSAGIFANDSNFYAGSMTADNAKKTSRFIKLCDQFNIPIISFVDEPGFLIGPDAEKNATILHGTEAVLAAVDSTIPWCSVLIRKSFGVGSAAHFGPESYVLAWPSSEAGPLPLEGGIAIAFGKEISQAEDPEAKRKEIEERLAKSQSPFPRAEAFSVHEIIDPKETRKYLCSWIDKVQTNLLTKIHNPM; the protein is encoded by the coding sequence ATGTCTTGGAAAAAAGAAATTAAAGAAATCTCTTTGAGAAAAAAACTTGCTTTAGGTCAAGGAGGTAAAGAAGCCATAGATCTTCAGCATGCAAAAGGTAGACTAACTTTAAGAGAGAGAATCAACCTACTTTTAGATGACAATAGTTTTGAGGAGGTCGGAAAAATTTCAGGTGGAATTGAGCATAAAGACGATGGATCTATTGAATCCTTCACTCCAGCTAATTTTATTTTAGGTTTTGGTGAGATTGATAAGAAAAAAGTCGTGATAGGTGGAGAGGATTTCACTGTTAAAGGAGGCTCTCCTAATGCTGCTGGAAATAGAAAAAGTGTATACACTGAAGAATTAGCTGTTCAGTATATGTTTCCTTTAATTCGCTTACATGAAGGCGGTGGTGGTTCTGTTGCAGGTCCATCGAAAGAAAAAAAAGGATATGGTGGTGACCCAGTATTTTCTAGATCGAGATTCAAGGCAGTTGCAACGAGTTTAAAAGTAATTCCTGTAATAAGCGCTGCTTTAGGTCCAGTGGCAGGATTGCCAGCATCAAGATTTGTCGCATCTCATTTTAGAGTTATGACAAAAAAAACAGCACAGATACTAGTAGCAGGTCCAGCCGTTGTTTCGAGGGCTTTTGGAAAAGAATTTACGAAAGAAGAACTAGGAGGGTCGGAAATTCATAAAATTAACGGCGTTGTAGATAATGTTGCTGACGACGAAAAAGACGCATTTAAACAAATTAAAAAATTTCTTTCTTATATGCCACAAAATATTTATGAAATTCCAAAAAGAATTGATTGTTCGGATCCAATAGATAGAGGTGAAAAAGAATTGGAATCTATTATTCCCAAAGATAGAAAAAAAACCTATGACATGAGAGCAATCATTAGATTGGTTTCTGACAACAATGACTTTTTTGAAATGACTAATTTTTATGGTAGGGGAATAATTACTGGTTTTATCAGAATAAATGGCTATTCAGCAGGGATCTTTGCAAATGACAGTAATTTTTATGCTGGTTCCATGACGGCTGATAATGCAAAAAAAACTTCAAGATTTATAAAGCTATGCGATCAGTTCAATATACCAATCATCTCTTTTGTCGACGAGCCTGGATTTTTAATCGGCCCAGATGCAGAAAAAAACGCAACTATCTTGCATGGAACCGAAGCAGTTTTAGCGGCAGTTGATTCAACGATTCCTTGGTGTTCAGTGTTAATAAGAAAATCTTTTGGAGTAGGTTCAGCTGCGCACTTTGGACCAGAAAGTTATGTTCTAGCATGGCCCTCTTCTGAGGCCGGACCTCTTCCATTGGAAGGAGGTATTGCAATTGCCTTTGGTAAAGAAATATCTCAAGCCGAAGATCCCGAGGCAAAACGCAAAGAAATTGAAGAGAGACTTGCAAAATCTCAAAGTCCTTTTCCAAGAGCCGAAGCTTTTTCTGTTCATGAAATTATTGACCCGAAAGAAACAAGAAAGTATCTTTGTTCTTGGATTGATAAAGTGCAAACAAATTTATTAACAAAAATTCATAATCCAATGTGA
- a CDS encoding aldehyde dehydrogenase family protein translates to MKNYEKFYINGEWVDPIDGLNLLDVINPTTEEAICKIAMGGEKDVDAAVKAAQEAFVSFSQTSPEERLVLLEKIVALYMERTDEIAEAISKEMGAPITLSKNAQAASGIGHLATAVATLKNYNFEEMMGSTLIRKEPIGVVGMITPWNWPINQITCKVGPALAAGCTMVLKPTEIAPVNAMILAEIIHEAGVPKGVFNLVNGDGPTVGEAMSAHSGIDMMSFTGSTRAGIAVAKGSADTVKRVHQELGGKSANIILDDADFTEAVKRGTKHMFTNTGQSCNAPSRMLVPASRQDEAKQAAKEVAEKTVVGDPSSDGTTMGPVVSDVQFNKIQGLIEKGIEEGAELVVGGPGKPDDLNQGYFVKPTVFANVTNDMTIAREEIFGPVLCILPFEDEDDAVRIANDTLYGLSGYVSSSDPDHALEVARKIRSGNVHINNAPTGINDPFGGFKQSGNGREWGIFGFEEFLEIKAVMGYAQAKK, encoded by the coding sequence ATGAAAAATTATGAAAAATTTTATATTAATGGTGAATGGGTAGATCCAATTGACGGATTAAATCTTTTGGACGTAATAAATCCAACTACTGAAGAAGCCATTTGCAAAATTGCAATGGGTGGCGAGAAAGACGTAGATGCTGCAGTAAAAGCTGCTCAAGAGGCTTTTGTTTCTTTTAGTCAGACTTCGCCTGAAGAAAGATTAGTGCTTTTAGAAAAAATTGTTGCGCTTTACATGGAGAGAACCGATGAAATCGCTGAAGCAATTTCCAAAGAAATGGGTGCTCCAATTACCCTCTCTAAAAATGCGCAAGCCGCTTCAGGAATAGGTCATTTGGCAACTGCTGTGGCGACATTAAAAAACTATAATTTTGAAGAAATGATGGGTTCAACTTTAATAAGAAAAGAACCTATTGGAGTGGTTGGTATGATCACTCCTTGGAATTGGCCAATTAATCAAATCACATGCAAAGTTGGTCCAGCTCTAGCAGCCGGATGCACTATGGTTTTAAAACCTACAGAAATTGCGCCAGTGAATGCAATGATACTTGCAGAAATCATACATGAAGCGGGAGTTCCTAAAGGGGTTTTTAATTTAGTAAATGGTGACGGCCCTACCGTAGGTGAAGCTATGTCGGCTCATTCGGGTATAGATATGATGTCATTTACTGGTTCAACAAGAGCAGGGATTGCAGTTGCCAAAGGCTCTGCTGACACTGTGAAAAGAGTTCATCAAGAGCTTGGAGGTAAATCAGCAAATATTATTCTTGACGATGCTGATTTCACTGAAGCAGTTAAAAGAGGAACAAAACATATGTTTACCAACACCGGTCAATCTTGTAATGCTCCATCGAGAATGTTGGTTCCAGCCTCTAGACAAGATGAAGCAAAACAGGCCGCAAAAGAAGTTGCTGAAAAGACAGTTGTGGGAGATCCCTCCTCAGATGGAACTACTATGGGGCCTGTAGTTAGTGATGTTCAATTCAATAAAATACAAGGTCTTATCGAAAAAGGCATTGAAGAAGGTGCTGAATTAGTTGTTGGAGGACCAGGAAAACCTGATGATCTCAATCAAGGTTATTTTGTTAAACCGACTGTGTTTGCCAATGTTACAAACGATATGACAATTGCTAGAGAAGAAATCTTTGGACCGGTTCTTTGTATCCTTCCATTTGAAGACGAAGATGACGCAGTCAGAATTGCGAACGATACTCTTTATGGACTATCAGGCTATGTTTCCTCTTCAGATCCAGATCATGCTCTAGAAGTGGCAAGAAAAATAAGGAGTGGAAATGTGCATATTAATAACGCTCCAACTGGAATAAATGATCCGTTTGGTGGATTCAAACAATCAGGTAACGGAAGAGAGTGGGGAATATTCGGTTTCGAAGAATTTCTAGAAATTAAGGCCGTAATGGGTTACGCACAAGCAAAAAAATAG